gtTCCTTTTTTATCTGCAAATCCCCAACTTTCCCATCTTCCATTTTTCTgtccattttgtttcttttctgttcttcaatcagtttctccttttctttgaaCCCCTCAATTTCTAAATGTCTCAGTTGGTCTTCttgccttctgtctctctctattttttagTCATGACTTCTTTCATTCTGTAtggctcattctctctcttcaattCAACCAGAgggtcttcctctctttttctgtctttctccatatttcctctcctccattcttcATCCATCAGTTGCTCTTTCTCAGTTACTGTGGCCAAATACCTTGATTGTTcttcccctctcattctctcaccttTCACTGGTTCTCTCCTGCTTTCTTCTTCCCTCAGTCTGACCTTCTCTTTCTCAATAACTTTGATCAACTCTCTAAATtggtcctcctctttctttctctcaatctccaACTGTtgtctcttccttttttcttccatctgtctttctttctctttttcaatcaCTGCGAGCAACTCTGTCAGTCTGTTTTCccatttctttgtctctctaatcaccttttctcttcttctctctgcttctaCCAGCTTCTCTTTCGTTTTCTCAACAACCATGGCCAGCCTAtggtcctcctctctctgtctttcgaTCTCCaatttcctctcttccctcagcctctctttctctttctcgaaCGCTATGACCACCTCTCTTAACAGGccttcttctgtctttctctctctctctaccatttctctcttcctttcttcttccctcagtctctctttctctttctcgaaTGCTGTGACCAACTTTCTGAACAGACcttcttgtctctttctctctctctcccccatgtctctcttcctttcttcttccaccATTCTATCTTTCTCCAGTACCTTGGCCATCTCCCTTGGCCGTGTTCTGTCCTTTAGCTTttcgctctttttctcttcttccatcAGTTTCTCTTTTTCAGCTGCTTTGGCCAGCTCTATCAGTCtatcctcctctttccttttcttgatctctatcttcttttcttcttcaatgagtttctctttctcttgcttaAGTACTGTGGCCaactctctcagtctgtcttcttctctcagtctctcactctgcaTCTTTTCCatgttcctttctttttccatcagtctctttttctctttctcaagtTCTTtggccaagtcattttcctttctctttatctctccctccaccatttctctcttcttttcttgttccatcagtctctctttctctttttcagctGCTTTGGCCAGTTCGGTCAGtctatcctcctctttctttttcctcttcttttcttcttcaatgagtttctctttctcttgctcaaGTATTGTGGCCaactctctcagtctgtcttcttctctcagtctctcactctgcaacttttccatgttcctttctttttccatcagtctctttttctctttctcaagtTCTTtggccaagtcattttcctttctctttatctctccctccaccatttctctcttcttttcttgttccatcagtctctctttctctttttcagctGCTTTGGCCAGTTCGGTCAgtctatcttcctctttctttttcctcttcttttcttcttcaatgagtttctctttctcttgctcaaGTATTGTGGCCaactctctcagtctgtcttcttctctcagtctctcactctgcaTCTTTTCCatgttcctttctttttccatcagtctctttttctctttctcaagtACTTTGGTCAACTCTTTCAGTCTgtgttcctctctttttttctctatctctatccttTCTCTTAGTCTCATTTCTTCTTCCATcagtccatctttctcttttgcgATCTGTGCGGTGACCTCTTTCAGTCTTCCTTCCTCTCGCTGTCTCACATTCAACATCTCTTCAATcattgtgtctttctctctgccaacCTCTGTCTGCAGCTCTCTTTGTCTAATTTCCTCTCTtagtctttctgtgtctctcatcgttttttcatttttccaaAGCTCTTCCTCTTGTCTCCGATGGTCCATTTCTATCTCCCTTTCCAACTTCTCTCTCAGTGGCCTGCgctcattctctgtctgtctctcctccttttgcctttttctctcctcctcttctctttctttttccttctgcACAGAGAGCTGACCATTATTATAGAACTAATTATCAATGAGCTTTGCCTTTCTTGGCCATAGTTGTGGCTATTTATTTAGCGatgcacaaacaaaatgaatactcctattattgttattattagtagaagtagtaatagtagtagtagtagtagtagcagtagtagtagtatacaacaaataaacaagcaaatacattaataaataatatggtATGTGGTAATATGGTAGAACTTTAGATTTAACCTGCTGCCTCTCGGCCATAACCTTCCTGGTAGGTTTTGCCATGGTACTCAGCCTGAAGAAAGCGTTATCGAATTTGGCATGGAACTCCAACTCCATGCATCGAAACTTTGTGTCCAGCTGCTGTTGAATGTCCTCCATGTGGTCTGTTAGGTCCACCTGTGCTCTCTGTAACCTGGAACCCAGGTATCTCTCCCAGCCGTCTTCACTAAGAAGCAAAGTCatctggggaaagagagagtggttaTTAGGCTAACATATGTACGTTTGTGTCTGTTCATGAGTTATCCTGGAGTGACATGAAGATCTATCTCACTCTTGTCAATGAGTTAATGGCATGTGACACATTTCTGTAGAATTGTgttgatttatatatatattacatcaTTTTAAGAATGTTTAAGATTTTATTTATCATATGAATTTGTATGCTATAGAATTTTGGCAATTAAATATTTAAGCACTTAGTAGCAATGTAGGTCTATTTAAAATATAACTATGTGGATTTATTACGTACAACATTTTTACCTGAGATTGTGAAATGGAAGTTGAACTAAAGTAAGGTATTAGATTTGAATTGAaaacattaattaaattaaCAATAATGAAGATAGCTTACCATTAGTTTGCATCCAGCATGTCTGGATGGTTGTCTGAAGTGTTTTAGAATGTTGAATGTCGCCTAGCTACAGTGACATCAGCAAGCTTGGAACTGTGACATTGCACCTGGTCATGACATCATAATGCAGACATTTCATCAGTACATACTTGCTTCATGtttttcataataataataataactttgtTATGAATGATAACTTCACCAAGCCAAGTCATATGATTTGTAATGTATCTGTTATCAGACTCAGGTCAAATATTAAATATGCTAGTGTGCACAGTCTTGTGCTCTATACCCTATAGCCTTgttaactatatatatatatatatatatatatatataaatacttttaatttaattcaaataCTTTGATCTacttgtgatattaaggggttagattaaatatatctctgcagttttattttctatcttatgctatgcattttatgtattcaattttataatttgaataattattattatcatattcttttatttttataattttttttgcactatatctgagtttttatgtttctttgatgtctatttttatgtgtatgtaatttATTTGTGGACGTTATGTAATaaggttttattattattattattattattattattattatcctcaCCGAAGACATATTTTAAGGAAAAGGCCAATAAACTGTTTGAGTTCTATATCATTTATGTAATTTGCTATCAGTCGTGTCTAATATCCGGGTGCACCAAAACAGGGCGTGTTTCTGTTCACTTTTCTCTCCCAACAAATCCTGAACTACTCGAGGACTCGGCTGCTGGGAAACGCCTCAGCAACCTGACTGTCCAGTCCACTCTGTCCACTCTGGCAGACAACAACGAGACATTCATCACACATGTagaaaggccacacacacacacacacacaaacacgactgTTAATATGCCATTTGCTTCCTCTCATATCTGTTGTGTATCGTGTTGGTGTGCTCTGTGAAGTTTGACCCAGAGTAAATGATAGACTTATTTTTTTGATGGCTAATCTGACATTTAATATTCTAGAATGTAGTGGACATGTGTTTTAAATACAGATTAATTGTGTCTGTATAAACTTGCATCACTCTCAAAATCAGGGGCTTTTAGAGAtttcaaataaatgtgttaaCCCAGCAAACTGATGGCATGGGATGTCGTGGTAAACATCTTTCAGCTGTGAGAACGCAATCAAGCCAAGAAGAGACTAGCTTATCACAGTGCAGTTTAATGGCACTTTGTGTGCAAGGGAGAATAATGCTAGGGATTCTGCTTAAGCTGGGGTAGCCACTGATGGATCAACAGCAGAAACAACTGATGCCCAGACCACAGCAGTGGAAGATGAAGCACTAAAAGAGGGGACTGTTGTTCATTAAAGTTTTAATGACGATCAACACACTGTGAAAGAGTCAGTGGGTGATAAGTGAACTGGTGCCGAGACAGATGAGTGCATGCACAACACCCCAAACAGCACCAGCTCAGGGGCTGATTGTTAAGGagtgaatttaattgaattcagAATGCCAAGGATTATTGTGAAGGCGAAGTTATACAGGTCTATTCGGAATGAATGAGCAAATTCTGAATACTTAGAAGTAACTTTTATATTCAGTTTTCACCAATGACTGTAAATGACATTCATGAGTGTATGaaaaagtatatatatttttattataaCTATACATACTTGTTTGaatgacaaaacaaataaataacttatttaGTCATTGGTTTTCACCAATATACAATCAAAGGACAACCTCATTACTTTCACATGGTGGATTAGGCTATTCATTTTATAGAGCATTAACATTTTTATAGGACTCGCTATGTTTCTTAAACAGTGCATTCTGTTACTGTAGGCTATTATATAGTACACAGCACATTACAAAAGAAAGTGCATTTACTGGGACTAAGAACTCAAATTTTTCCTCAAGGTTCTTTCTTTGAAATGAGGATTATGATTCAGGTCTGTAGACAAGCCAAAATACTAATCATCTTGTCAAATTCACTTCAGCCTATTATTCCCTTTCCCCACTAAGAAACAAAAAGCTCTCAAAATCCCTTAAAATATACTCAACTTGGTTTTCCTTGAAACTGTAGCACGATGAGTTTCTTTGTTCCTGTTTAACCCAAATGTGGCAATTCAACCCTGAATCCACAAACAAACCTACTTAATATTCCACTAAGATTAAGGGTTTCTGTTCAGTGCTCTCTTCATTCAAGGAAACCTAATATCAGTGGTGAACTAAATACTTGTATAGGCGTGATTCATTAAGATGACACATAGAAACAATATTGGTGGTATGCATTTGGaataaaatatttaataatgtttttgTAGAAATGTtggtaaataaaaaacaaaacacttagAAAAACAGTTTATCAGAACTTCACGCTTCTTTGTGTGTCCGATTCCAGTGCAACTTTCTTAAATGTACATTACAAATATAAAGAATAGCAGAATGCAAACATTTGTACAGAGCATATGATagaaatgtatataaaaactttatttaaaaaaatagtgACCACTATTTCAAGCACATTCAAATGAAACCAGTGTATTAATCGATTTTGTGAAGACAATACAAAAATCACAACTGAAAGTAATGAAAAAAGAATAATTTAAGCAATTAAAAATGTCTtcttatttattaaaaaaaaaaaaacacagaaatggcGGCGATTACGATACAAAAACGGAACATGACAAACACTGGCACAAGTGCGGTTTAAAATGCAACATTCCTTCAGCGGTCGGATTTCCTCGGATATGAAGGCAGCGAGGGGGATCctagagagaaggacagagcaAGAACGTCAAccatacattttttattattattattatttcttttaattatataattttattatttctttcttttatttccgtatctctctgtcatgcccTGCCAAGGGACAACGGATGAAAAATAGCTAACTTAGTTAATTtcggtgcatttacatttttcttgggaaatgtttatcaatgtacactgtcccttttcaaTAAACGCATAAACAAAATCACCACATCAGGACAGTTGTGACAACGAGTTACTGTGCTGATTTGGTCACAAGCATCTTAAACCACTCTAAGATTGTCTAAGCAGGCAACATTACCCGCCATGAGACGTTACCCTGAAATGTTAGTTACTAGTCAAGTTATGTTGTAACTGGAACATAACTAAGTTTCGAAGCTAACAGAGCCAGGTAATAAGACCAGTAATGTGAACTAATGCCGGCATTACACCAAACGATTTCTCAAGTGATTTCATGAACACAGCCAAATTTCAGTTAGAATAAAATCATGAGAGTTTTGCCGCGCAAAGTCTTTAAATGCCTTGACGTGCCGGTAAAATCAACTGGGGTTAATAGGTTTTTAGTTTTGGCCTGTACAAATAGTTATGTGGACATTGTCAACAACAGAGCGGTGAGCTCCATCTCTCCGAAGCAGCAAAACGGGTAAAGTAACATCTCTGGCGGGTACATAAACCCGGAGACTCAGGGACGCCTCGGAAGTGACCCTGTAGTCTTTACAAAATCATAGTCTGTGACTAAAAACTGACACATTGTATTAAGAAGCGAGAGGATGACAGACTTTAGTCTTTTTAGAGTCTTTTCAAATCTTGTAATGTATGGTTAGAGGTGACTGATTACACAAGATGCTGGACATGGACCGAATATTAAAGACCCTCAGAGAAAACACCCAACATTATGTTCTATTCAGTCAGCATTAGGGTGACAGGAGAACAAGGATTGAACAAGACTGAGTGAggcaatgactgaatgaatgactaATTCCGGGATCCAACTACACAAATTCAGCCTGATTTTGACACGTTTGACACGTTATGTCGTAGCCGACACATTTCCAGCATCAGACTGAACATTAATGTCGGGAACGGGCGTTGGAGTGTGACATAATCAAAGACTAGCAATAAAAAAACGACTAAATGGATGTCTCGAGTCAGTCTATGGCTAGGGGGACTCACCGGGCGGCAGCATGTAAGCAGGCGACAGGCAGCTGAAATAGAGCCCGCCCCTGTTGTCACTCAGCCACTTCTGCCTCTGACCCATCATGTGAGCCATGCTGCCGTGGCCGTGTCTCCCGCTCTCCCCCGGGCTGACTGCAACGCCGGTACAGGCAATGAACCAATCGACCAATGAGGGGGAGGATGAGATGATATCCACTAACGAAATTCACAAAGTGTTCAGCGGGCGAGTGGAGAAGGGGATTCCGTGCGTTCGGGCCCATTTTGTGTAATCAGTCACCACAGTATTATATTATCCAGACACTTATTTGATTCGCGGTACATAAATGTAGTCTGCGGAGTGTTTCTGCGTGGGGATTTTTACGGGAGAAACAGTGCCTGATTACACAGACAGGCTTCCCAAGAATGTGCAAGGAAAAGGGGGATTGTGGGTGACGTAGTCCAATGCATGTGCCACCCTAACTGATGCATACCAGTGCAGTGATCCTATGGGTGCAGTGATCCTATGGGTTCCATCTATCAGGTTAGAAGTGATCCTATGGGTTCCATCTATCAGCTTAGAAGTGATCCTATGGGTTCCATCTATCAGGTTAGAAGTGATCCTATGGGTTCCATCTATCAGGTTAGAAGTGATCCTATGGGTGGAATGATCCTATGGGTTCCATCTATCAGGTTAGAAGTAAGGTCTCCTCTACAGTGTGATGTGCTGCTATGATCCTTCCACACCACCAAAAACAAccccacactttctctctcttacacacacacacaccgtaatcCCCCATCTGTATTCAATCCACCCCACTCCCAGTGCTCGTCTACCACACCAGagcttcctctttcctgtctcACCTGGACGGACAGCCCCAAGCCGCTGTTGGATGGTCTCCAGGTGCTGGATGTACTCAGTGAGCGAGCGCTCGGCATCCTGGGATGCAGAGAGGGAGCGCTCTGTCTGCAACAGCACAGGGCTCGCATACAtcctgaaggcacacacacacacacaaaataaatgagGCATGCCCAGACTTCATAGTTCCGTGTGAAAACCATGCCCTGAAGGTCTTAACACAGGCACATTCCTGAGATGTGATGCCTCTAACTGGCAGGTCTGCAGCTTCACCTGTTCTGCGTTATTAGCTGGGATTTGATTGGCGGCACCAGAGGAGCGACTCCACTCTTCTGTGTTGGAGGGTCCTTTGTGGGCGGGGAGTTGTAGGCAGAGCTCGGATGCTGCGGCCTCAGGACCTCAGACCTCATGGTGGACACTgtggggggagaagagaaggttttacacacacacacacacacacacacacacacacacacacacacacacacacacacacacacacacacacacacacacacacacacacacacacacacacacgtatctatCTCTAGCTCACACACAATACGGATACACCAGAatgtatttctccctctcttgcacTCCAAAAAGACACAAGAGAGTTAATTTTTTCCTcggtcacatgcacacacacacacgtatatccCTCCCTTTTACACCTAttaaacacagacacttacGTGAGCTAGTGCCAGTGGGTTTGTGTCCGTTGACCATCGTGGAGCTCATTCCAGTCTTCCTGATGGCTTTCTGCCACTTCCTGGTCAGGAACTTGAGCCTGTGATTGAGAAACACCAGTTTGGTTAAGCACTCCGACTCCGATATTTTGGGATTCAATCTGACAAGAATAGTGAGAAATTACAAATGTTGACTCCAATTAATTAAATAAGGTATATTACATAGTCCACAGCACAGTAACAATTTAGTTACATTTTGTAGTAAGGACTTGAATAAAGAATAACGAAGACCTGACTAAAATATCCCCCATAACTTGAGCCCATCCTTCTTAAATGTACGCAATGAGACACCCCTCCCCCTCAGGGTTCAACGTGACCCTTCCTCATCTGACCTGAAGATGGCGATGACCACGCGCACGCCGGCCCGGAAGCGGTTGATTGGTCGGGAGCGGAGGGAGGCGGCGGCCCGCAGGTCGCTGTGGGAGGGGTGCGCCCCCATGCGGGCGATGAGCGCCAGGGTCACCTGCTCACACTCGTGGAAGCCgcccagcaccagcagcaggtaGCGCTTCTGGTAGGCCAGAGATTTCCGGAAGCTCTCCGCTCGCAGGTACCGCTCATACAGACGCTGCACCTGAGGGGACGGACATGAATCAGTCTGGAGCCATCGCTAATTACGAAGGGGGACGACCCTGAACATCTGCTCAAGGCTTTAACTCAGCAGCCAAACATCTTGGGACAAGTGAAACTGAATCGACTTTCTTTTCCTTCCTGTGCTTTGTGTAGCTGCATGGTATTAAATCATAAGGGACAGCCATCTGTGTAAAGACCACCTCTTATTCAAGAAGAGGGGCCAAATA
Above is a window of Clupea harengus chromosome 21, Ch_v2.0.2, whole genome shotgun sequence DNA encoding:
- the LOC122128615 gene encoding trichohyalin-like, with the translated sequence MEQEKKREMVEGEIKRKENDLAKELEKEKKRLMEKERNMEKMQSERLREEDRLRELATVLKQEKEKLIEEEKKIEIKKRKEEDRLIELAKAAEKEKLMEEEKKSEKLKDRTRPREMAKVLEKDRMVEEERKRDMGERERKRQEGLFRKLVTAFEKEKERLREEERKREMVERERKTEEGLLREVVIAFEKEKERLREERKLEIERQREEDHRLAMVVEKTKEKLVEAERRREKVIRETKKWENRLTELLAVIEKEKERQMEEKRKRQQLEIERKKEEDQFRELIKVIEKEKVRLREEESRREPVKGERMRGEEQSRYLATVTEKEQLMDEEWRRGNMEKDRKREEDPLVELKRENEPYRMKEVMTKK